A stretch of DNA from Paenibacillus sp. FSL W8-0186:
ATGATCCATGGTGCGATGTATAACAGTCCGATGTACTGATAGTTTTTCTTGGCTTTTACCTTCTGTCGCGTTTTCTTCTGAGCCTTGGCCAATACCGAATGTGATGCAGACATAGCGGACTCTCTCCCTTCCTATCCTTGAAAGCTCTATTTTGTTTTATTGTCTGGCTTTGATCTCGTTCAGCTTGGAAGTCAGACTGGCGATGAGCTCATCTGCGGCTTGCTCCGGCGTTGCTTTACCATAGCTGACCTTTTGAATGACGTCCTCAAGCACCTTTTGCACCTCAGAGTTGTTCGCCACGCTGTTATCTACGATGCCGGCATGGCTCAGTCCGAGCTCAACTGCATTCGTGATGGCCGCATCAATTTTGCCTGCTGCAACGGCTGCCTCTTGTGAAGACTTCACCGGCGGAACGGAACGCACGTCACCGAGAATCGCGGCAGCCTCCGGATCATTCATGAACCAGTTCAGGAATTTGACGGCCTCGTTCTGATGCTTGCTCTTGTTGCTAATAGCGAACAGCTGCGAAGGTCTTACCAGTACGCCCGTATCCTTGGCATCCTTGGCGATGACCGGCAGGCCCGTTACGATTTCAACATTCTCAGGCAGCACGTTCTTCAGCGACAACAGCGTACTGCTCATCGAAGGAGCCAGCGGAATTTCCTGGTTGATCCATTTCGGATTCTGATCGATTTTGCCAAAGAAGAGATCGCTTTCCCCGATCGGCTGGTACACGCCGGCCTCCATCGCTCTATGGAGCCAGTCAAAGCTGGCTACCGCGTCTTCTTTGCTGAAGCCAACCGTATAATCTTCATTGACCCATTGGCTGCCTGTACGCTGCTTCAGCATCGTGACAATATCCTGACGCAGAGCCGCATGGTCAGCAAGCAGAAGATATTTGGAGCTGTCTTCGGCATGCAGCTTCTTCCCTGCTTCATAAATAGTTTCCCAATCCCACTGCGCATCGGTCGGAATACCAAGCTTGTCCGCAAGCGTCTTGTTGATGATCATGCAGTAAGCATTGACGCCAGTCGGAACCGCCACCAGCTTGTCGCCGTATACCCCGAAATTGCTGAGGAAATTCTGGTCGAAGCCGGAAGCATCAAAATCGGAATGCTCCTTCAAATCGATAAAGAAGTCACCTTTACTTGTCAGCTCCTGCAGCCACGGAAGGTCAAGCTGTATAATGTCCGCAGACGTTCCGCCCGACAGCTGGGTTTTGATCTTCTGTTCATAACCGTCGAAGCCCTGGTATTCCGCTTCGATCGTTACGTTTGGCGCAACCTGCTTATACGCCTCGATCGCCGCCAGCGTAGCCGCATGGCGATCCTCCCCGCCCCACCAGCTAAAGCGCAAGGTGACTTTCCCATCAGCGGAG
This window harbors:
- a CDS encoding ABC transporter substrate-binding protein is translated as MMKRNKVGALFIAVALILSMLSGCSSGNGDSANQGNTSEGKQASADGKVTLRFSWWGGEDRHAATLAAIEAYKQVAPNVTIEAEYQGFDGYEQKIKTQLSGGTSADIIQLDLPWLQELTSKGDFFIDLKEHSDFDASGFDQNFLSNFGVYGDKLVAVPTGVNAYCMIINKTLADKLGIPTDAQWDWETIYEAGKKLHAEDSSKYLLLADHAALRQDIVTMLKQRTGSQWVNEDYTVGFSKEDAVASFDWLHRAMEAGVYQPIGESDLFFGKIDQNPKWINQEIPLAPSMSSTLLSLKNVLPENVEIVTGLPVIAKDAKDTGVLVRPSQLFAISNKSKHQNEAVKFLNWFMNDPEAAAILGDVRSVPPVKSSQEAAVAAGKIDAAITNAVELGLSHAGIVDNSVANNSEVQKVLEDVIQKVSYGKATPEQAADELIASLTSKLNEIKARQ